Below is a genomic region from Spirochaetota bacterium.
GAGGGATATACATACTTTATTCAATATAAAGTATCTAAACTCTTTAATAATTCAATTCGTTTTTTTATTGCTAATATCAAATAATATACAGATAAGTATAAAAAAATAGATAGGAGATCAATAATTTATATGAAAAGACCGTCAAAAAGCCGTCAATGGATCATGTCTGTGATTATCATATCCGTTATCTGTGTATTAAAGTTAAGCCTGTTGGCAGGGCAAAGCCCGGCGGAAAGCCTTCAATCAATTGAAATACCCTTTTATTCCTCCAATGCGCAGATAATAAGGCACAGCGCCTATGTTCTGAAATACAGTGAAGAGCATGAGCAGGCTGAATGGGTCGCGTATAAGCTGACCGCCGGGGATCTGCGAGGCGGCATAAAGAGAACAAACAATTTCCGTGCCGATTCTTCAGTAAAAACAGGCTCAGCGTCATTGAGCGACTATAAGGGCTCAGGCTATGACAGGGGTCACCTGGTCCCTGCCGCGGATATGAAGCGTTCAAGGACAACCATGTCCGAATCATTTTACATGAGCAACATGAGCCCCCAGAGGCCCGGGTTTAATAGAGGCATCTGGAAGAGGCTGGAAGAGCAGGTGAGGTCATGGGTCTATCAAAACGAGGAGTTGTATATAGTCACCGCTGGGATCCTACAGTGCGGTCTCACCACAATAGGCCCAAACAGGGTG
It encodes:
- a CDS encoding DNA/RNA non-specific endonuclease produces the protein MKRPSKSRQWIMSVIIISVICVLKLSLLAGQSPAESLQSIEIPFYSSNAQIIRHSAYVLKYSEEHEQAEWVAYKLTAGDLRGGIKRTNNFRADSSVKTGSASLSDYKGSGYDRGHLVPAADMKRSRTTMSESFYMSNMSPQRPGFNRGIWKRLEEQVRSWVYQNEELYIVTAGILQCGLTTIGPNRVSVPRFYYKAILDYREPGLKGIAFILPNKKSNNSLKAYVVSIDLLEEITGIDFFPALPDNIEENIESSLDISRWPFD